The following DNA comes from bacterium.
GGAAAAAAGTTCGACCATCACGCTTGTGTTCCGTACCGATGAGGAAGGCACGGTGCTCGTCGAGGATTACAACATCACTGCAGTGACGGCGCTCGGTCGTTCCATCGATATGACCATACCGGCACGCCGATCGGGGACATTCCCGATCGTGATGTATCCGCTCTCCGCACCGAAGCAGAAGATCCAGATAGGGACATTAGAGGTGGCTGAGCCACGCCGAGGCTGGTGATATGCGACGCTTGCTCCGCTACGTACTCTTCATCGCACTCGCACAGGCCGCGGGACTTATCGGTACCATCTTCACGATGGATGCGATCCCGACCTGGTACGCATCGCTTCAGAAGCCGTCTTTCGCTCCGCCGAACTGGGTGTTCGGTCCGGTGTGGACGACACTCTACACACTCATCGGTATCGCGGGCGCTCGCGCATGGGAGCTGCGGACGCGCAAGACGAACGCGGACCGCGGTCTCACCTGGTTCTGGATCCAGCTCTTCCTGAACGCGATCTGGTCGCCGATCTTCTTCGGTGCGAAGAATCCCGGTCTCGCGCTCATCGTGATCGTCTTCATGTGGCTCACGATCGCCATGACGATCCGTGAATTCTGGAAGGCAGAGAAGCGAATGGCGCTGCTGCTTATCCCGTACATCGCGTGGGTCTCCTTTGCTACAGCTCTGAATTACGCGTACTGGACGCTGAACTAGGGCGGAGGCGAGTCGGGACGGTGCGTGTGCCTCTCGAGGGGTCTTTCGCAGCGCGTCGGCGCGAGAAGGCGAATTTTTCAGAGAAAACTTACACGACCCGAGAGAGGTATGCGCACTGCCTCGCGAGCGAAGCTTTTTCATGAAGGTGCGGGTTGCTCATCTTCGATACCTTCGTATCATCGGGTTACGGGCGTCAGGAATTCCTGACGATATCGTCATACCTTGTATAGCAGCTAAGCAGTGAGGAGTATGCAGCAGTCAGTCAAACAGAACATCCATCCTCACGCGCAGCTGTGGGATGCCGGACTCATCTCTCTCCGTGAACTCGAAGCGGAGCGGGGCATCCTTGCGTCGGGGCGCGATGAAGTCTACGGCTGCATCTTCGGTAGGGATTCGCTCATCACCAGTCTCACGCTTCTCGATGTCTACGATCGCACGGAAGATACCTACTTCCTCCACCTTGTCCGTAAGGTACTTCTCAATCTCGCCGAATTGCAGGGCAGGGAAATAAATATCGAGAGCGGCGAAGAACCGGGGAAGATGATCCATGAGTATCGTCCTGAGCGGCACGAGCATCTCACGCAGCATGCGGAAAGCCCGTGGTATCTCTATCCGGATTCCGTGATGCGCAACTACGACACCGTCGATGCGACGCCGCTTTTCCTCATGGCGGTGCATCGCTACTACCGCGCGACCGGTGATCGCGCCTTCATCGACGAGCTGTTGCCGAACGTGCATGCGGCACTGCGATGGATCGAAACATACGGTGATTCGAATGGGGATGGCTTCATCGATTATCGTTTCCATCCGGAGAGGAAATACGGAGGACTGGTCACGCAGAGCTGGATGGATAGTGCGGAGTCGGTTTTCTTCGAAGAGCGCGATGAGAAGCCGCACTATCCGATCGCGCCGGTGGAAGTGCAGGCGTATACCTATCATGCACTCCGCGCATGGGCTGATTTCTTTGCCGGTGATGACGGCTTTCTCTCGGAGAAGCTGAGTACACGCGCGGATGATCTGAAGAGGAAATTCGGTGCAGCGTTCGTCGTGGAAGAGAAGCGCGGCCGCGTCTCGCTCGCATTCGCGCTTGATGGCGAAGGACGGCAGCTCGTCTCGCCGCGTTCAAGCATGGGACATTGCCTGTGGGCATCGTGGCAACCGGAGCAGGGAGCGATGCCGGATTCCATTATCGATGCGGGAATCGTCCCTGACATCGCGCGTCGGCTCATCGCGCCGGATCTCTATGTGCCGCGTGCCGGTATCCGTACGCTGAGCGTCCGCTCGCGCGCGTACGATGCGGATAGCTACCACAACGGCTCCATCTGGCCTCATGATACCGCGATCGTCGCCGACGGACTCGAGAAAGTCGGTTTCCGTGAAGAGGCCAAGAGGGTACGCGCTTCGCTTATGAACGCGTATCGGCATTTCAATACGCCGCTGGAGCTCTTCGTGTACCGGCAGGGGGAGTATCGCGAGTACTGCGGACCGTCCGGCCAAGGAGCGTGCCGCAATCAGGCATGGAGCGTCGCTTCGCTCCTTGCGGTCTTGAAGAGTGATTAAAGCATCACGGAGTTACGCACATCGGGAAGGGTGGACAGGGCGGATTTTGCTATACTGCCGCTATGCAGGCCTTGAAGACCGTCGGACTCCTCGCTCTCGCCGCGGTGCTCGTGGTTGTCGGCATGATCGTCTACGGTCTCGCGCCGAAAATGTCGGCATCCATCCCGCAGCCGATCATCACGAATTTCCAGGAATGCGTTGCTGCAGGGAATCCGGTCATGGAATCCTATCCGGAACAGTGCCGCACGGCAGATGGCCGGCTCTTCGTGAACGATGACGGA
Coding sequences within:
- a CDS encoding tryptophan-rich sensory protein, with translation MRRLLRYVLFIALAQAAGLIGTIFTMDAIPTWYASLQKPSFAPPNWVFGPVWTTLYTLIGIAGARAWELRTRKTNADRGLTWFWIQLFLNAIWSPIFFGAKNPGLALIVIVFMWLTIAMTIREFWKAEKRMALLLIPYIAWVSFATALNYAYWTLN